A DNA window from Nitrospira sp. contains the following coding sequences:
- a CDS encoding exported protein of unknown function (Evidence 5 : Unknown function; MaGe:77310863) — MIEGASMHLNRLKFGWWSHLLLCLCLLLAPFTARAGEAVFYYHNDATGSPVAITNSTGTVVWKADYEPFGELAELVENVPNHQQFLAKTVDPETSLHLLGARYYDGKMGRFLGVDPALLRGQPASAIQYPQRLSLYSYAGNNPYRHVDPTGRYLETAFDLISFGLSLQSYNSDPSLLNGLALAYDTFAVAAPFLPAGAGMIVHGASGLEKAVDVGGAVNRTDGASNIATAAKLQGQFTGKEIAGGHAFEKHILERGEFSGLEIRTREQFAKHIENVVNNPTAKRELSGGRTAYYDDVTNTVVIRNPKTPDGGTAFQPREGREYFNNLR, encoded by the coding sequence GTGATTGAAGGGGCGTCGATGCATTTGAATCGGTTGAAGTTCGGCTGGTGGAGCCATTTGCTGCTGTGTCTCTGCCTGCTGCTAGCGCCGTTCACTGCACGGGCTGGTGAGGCGGTGTTTTACTATCACAACGATGCGACGGGATCGCCGGTGGCGATTACGAACAGCACGGGCACGGTTGTGTGGAAGGCGGACTACGAGCCGTTCGGCGAACTCGCGGAGCTGGTGGAAAATGTCCCGAACCACCAGCAGTTCCTTGCGAAGACCGTCGATCCCGAAACCAGCCTCCATCTCCTCGGCGCGCGCTACTACGACGGAAAGATGGGCCGATTCCTCGGCGTCGATCCGGCGCTCTTGAGAGGGCAACCAGCCTCAGCGATCCAGTATCCGCAACGACTCAGTCTCTACAGCTACGCCGGAAACAATCCTTACCGACATGTAGATCCTACCGGACGCTATCTCGAAACCGCTTTTGATCTCATTTCTTTTGGTTTGAGCCTGCAGTCGTATAACTCCGATCCCTCTCTGCTCAATGGGCTTGCGCTGGCATACGACACCTTCGCCGTCGCCGCGCCATTCCTGCCGGCTGGTGCCGGCATGATCGTGCATGGGGCCAGTGGGCTGGAGAAAGCTGTGGATGTAGGCGGGGCGGTGAATCGTACTGATGGCGCGAGTAATATAGCAACCGCTGCCAAGCTTCAAGGACAATTCACAGGAAAAGAAATTGCCGGAGGTCATGCGTTTGAAAAACATATCCTTGAAAGAGGTGAATTTAGTGGTTTGGAAATTCGAACCCGTGAGCAGTTCGCTAAACATATTGAAAATGTGGTGAACAATCCAACCGCTAAGCGAGAATTGAGCGGTGGTCGTACGGCTTATTATGATGATGTTACCAATACCGTTGTGATCCGTAATCCAAAAACACCTGATGGAGGCACGGCATTCCAACCTCGAGAAGGTCGAGAATATTTTAATAATTTGAGGTAG
- a CDS encoding hypothetical protein (Evidence 5 : Unknown function; MaGe:77310864) — MSQHVGMAVALGKRGRKFLAVLGYIGIMLSLLLGVAPSLWAQSAGDGKDDPFYVQKGQYGATDVSQLLADSTQAVFQQVQESVAPFTGNLSLVQTDLVLPGNGGMDLKVQRVYNSRIWGRRDTSNPGVAAYNERSIAGLGWSFHFGRVRNPFGSGSQNPTVGDNPVIELSDGSMHPLYADINDPTLATKVSVEQWKYRQGATSSIFLLTITDGTVYEFTAANEYFTLGGTLSNKVWQVSKITDPNGNVITFAYDPADPRKVMSVTDSVGRSITFT; from the coding sequence ATGAGTCAGCACGTAGGAATGGCAGTGGCTCTGGGGAAACGTGGCCGCAAGTTCTTGGCTGTGTTGGGCTACATTGGGATCATGCTCAGTCTGCTCTTAGGAGTAGCGCCATCTCTATGGGCCCAGTCAGCGGGCGATGGGAAGGACGATCCATTCTATGTCCAAAAGGGGCAGTATGGCGCGACGGATGTGAGCCAGCTCTTGGCCGATTCTACACAGGCGGTATTTCAGCAGGTGCAAGAGAGCGTCGCCCCGTTCACCGGAAATCTGAGTCTGGTGCAGACCGATCTCGTTTTACCGGGTAACGGTGGAATGGATCTGAAGGTGCAGCGCGTCTACAACAGCCGGATTTGGGGCCGACGAGATACCTCGAATCCCGGCGTGGCGGCCTACAATGAGCGCAGCATCGCGGGCCTGGGCTGGTCGTTTCACTTTGGCCGCGTGCGCAATCCCTTTGGGAGCGGGAGCCAGAATCCCACGGTCGGCGACAATCCCGTCATCGAATTGTCGGATGGCTCCATGCATCCGCTGTATGCTGATATCAACGACCCCACCCTCGCGACCAAAGTCAGCGTCGAACAGTGGAAGTATCGGCAAGGCGCCACCAGCAGCATCTTCTTGCTGACGATCACGGATGGCACGGTGTACGAATTCACCGCTGCCAACGAATATTTCACGCTTGGAGGGACGCTGAGCAATAAGGTGTGGCAGGTGAGCAAGATCACGGATCCGAACGGCAATGTCATCACGTTTGCCTATGATCCGGCTGATCCGCGCAAAGTCATGTCTGTGACCGATAGCGTCGGTCGCTCCATCACCTTCACCTAG
- a CDS encoding hypothetical protein (Evidence 5 : Unknown function; MaGe:77310865) produces MHWTSHIFLGEADPFLNACGILGSLALKTYRSERKCLRCSGSARVWYTTCARKKNRNAKAMTTNRIEMNPKVMMGKPIIRGTRIPVALILRKLGEGATEVELLDAYPRLTKADIQAAIGYAADTVAHEETVLASTFPVRKRAKR; encoded by the coding sequence ATGCATTGGACCAGTCATATATTCCTTGGTGAGGCCGATCCATTTCTTAATGCCTGCGGCATTCTCGGTAGTCTTGCTCTGAAGACCTATCGGTCTGAAAGGAAGTGCCTCCGTTGCTCAGGATCGGCACGAGTATGGTATACTACGTGCGCCCGAAAGAAGAATAGGAATGCCAAGGCTATGACGACGAATCGAATCGAAATGAACCCTAAAGTTATGATGGGGAAGCCCATCATCCGCGGTACACGTATTCCCGTTGCGCTGATTCTTCGAAAGCTCGGCGAGGGTGCGACTGAAGTTGAGTTGCTCGATGCCTATCCCCGGCTGACCAAGGCCGATATTCAGGCGGCCATTGGATATGCTGCTGACACTGTGGCCCATGAAGAAACGGTGCTGGCGAGCACTTTCCCTGTTCGCAAACGAGCTAAGCGATAG
- a CDS encoding hypothetical protein (Evidence 5 : Unknown function; MaGe:77310866) codes for MTNSSKRSNNREVTTLIGEEPHNYRLARLRTGKVLASTVSSWATVSAAYPMAA; via the coding sequence ATGACCAACAGCTCGAAGCGTTCGAACAACCGAGAAGTCACAACTCTCATCGGCGAGGAACCTCACAACTATCGCTTAGCTCGTTTGCGAACAGGGAAAGTGCTCGCCAGCACCGTTTCTTCATGGGCCACAGTGTCAGCAGCATATCCAATGGCCGCCTGA
- a CDS encoding hypothetical protein (Evidence 5 : Unknown function; MaGe:77310867) codes for MIPVSRIGCITLRTLEFQRGVETLKQWKDQCPIQKKAIIGNRLRIDMRQTLPPYCP; via the coding sequence ATGATACCAGTCAGCAGAATTGGCTGTATAACATTACGGACGCTGGAGTTTCAACGAGGCGTGGAGACGCTGAAGCAGTGGAAGGATCAGTGCCCGATTCAGAAAAAGGCCATTATAGGCAACCGATTGAGGATCGACATGAGACAGACACTGCCCCCCTATTGTCCATGA
- a CDS encoding DNA helicase (MaGe:77310868): MEREVKTYVLKRSDDDVAPRKLSIDYAAALNSQQLAAVTAGEGPSLVIAGAGSGKTRTLVYRVAYLIDSGIDPSNILLLTFTRKSAQEMVQRAGELIGARSERVCGGTFHSVANLLLRRYGRSIGVEPGFTILDRGDAEDLIALVRSQLGLNEKDKRFPRKGTIMEMISKSENTLRSLEEIILDEFGHFADHIEDLSRLKTAYQSAKRQKQLLDYDDLLVMLRQLLLLDETARMTISRQFRYILVDEYQDTNRLQAEVVRKLAATHNNVMVVGDDSQSIYAFRGATFKNIMEFPQLFPGTQIYKLEENYRSTQPILNLANCIIDEAAEKYTKRLFTRKIDGPLPSLVEAAGENTQSRFIAQKILELREEGIPLSEVAVLFRSSFHSFDLEIELSRKGLPFIKRGGVKFIETAHVKDLLAHVRVIANPLDTVSWNRVLMLVEGVGPKKAHDLLAAIVKGGQPFEVLRGVSGRSGQGLKNLANTLESLSGADDRSPSEQVNHIYEYYLPILKEQYDDYPKRTRDLDHLHTIAEGYPGVNEFLADLALEPPDGSASGVDASDRDDERMVLSTIHSAKGLEWQAVFVIWIVDGRFPSVYSFVDDEDLEEERRLFYVSVTRAKRHLFLTYPINVYDKSSGMLLSKPSRFLDHVSPDLFDTVALVEEGGRGNWDSYRDSDY; encoded by the coding sequence ATGGAACGAGAAGTTAAAACCTACGTCCTCAAGCGCTCAGACGATGACGTTGCTCCGCGCAAGTTGTCGATCGATTATGCGGCGGCGCTGAACTCCCAGCAGTTGGCGGCGGTGACGGCGGGTGAAGGCCCGTCGCTGGTGATTGCCGGGGCCGGCAGCGGCAAGACACGCACGCTGGTGTATCGGGTAGCCTATCTCATTGACTCGGGTATCGATCCATCGAACATCCTACTCCTTACGTTTACGCGCAAGTCGGCACAGGAAATGGTGCAGCGGGCCGGTGAACTGATTGGCGCACGGAGCGAGCGCGTGTGCGGCGGGACGTTCCATTCGGTGGCAAATCTGTTGCTGCGTCGTTACGGCCGGTCGATTGGTGTTGAGCCGGGCTTCACGATCCTGGATCGGGGCGATGCGGAAGACTTGATCGCGCTGGTTCGGTCGCAGCTCGGGCTGAATGAAAAGGACAAGCGCTTCCCCCGCAAGGGGACGATCATGGAAATGATCAGCAAGAGCGAGAATACGCTTCGCTCGCTGGAAGAGATCATCCTCGACGAGTTCGGGCATTTTGCCGATCACATCGAAGATCTGAGCCGGTTGAAGACGGCCTATCAATCGGCCAAGCGGCAGAAGCAGTTGCTCGACTATGACGATCTGCTGGTGATGCTGCGGCAGCTGTTGCTGCTGGATGAAACCGCGCGGATGACGATCTCACGGCAGTTTCGCTACATTCTGGTGGATGAGTATCAGGATACGAACCGGTTGCAGGCTGAAGTGGTGCGGAAGCTAGCCGCCACCCATAATAATGTGATGGTGGTGGGGGACGATTCGCAGTCGATCTATGCGTTCCGCGGGGCGACGTTCAAGAACATTATGGAGTTCCCGCAACTCTTCCCAGGCACGCAGATCTATAAGCTGGAAGAAAACTATCGCAGCACGCAACCGATTCTGAATCTGGCGAACTGCATTATCGACGAGGCGGCGGAGAAGTATACGAAGCGGCTCTTCACGCGGAAGATCGACGGGCCGTTGCCGTCGCTGGTGGAAGCGGCGGGGGAGAACACGCAGTCCCGCTTTATCGCCCAGAAGATTCTGGAGTTGCGCGAGGAAGGTATTCCGCTGAGTGAAGTGGCGGTACTCTTCCGGTCCAGCTTTCATTCCTTCGATCTGGAAATCGAGCTGTCGCGTAAAGGACTGCCCTTCATCAAGCGCGGCGGGGTCAAATTTATCGAGACGGCTCATGTGAAGGATCTGCTCGCGCATGTGCGGGTGATCGCCAATCCGCTGGATACGGTTAGCTGGAATCGGGTGCTGATGCTGGTGGAAGGGGTTGGGCCGAAGAAGGCGCATGACCTGCTGGCGGCGATTGTGAAGGGCGGGCAGCCGTTCGAGGTGTTGCGCGGGGTGAGTGGCCGATCCGGCCAGGGGCTCAAGAATCTGGCGAATACACTGGAGAGCCTCTCGGGCGCGGACGATCGCTCGCCATCGGAGCAGGTGAATCACATCTACGAATACTATCTGCCGATTCTTAAGGAACAGTACGACGACTATCCCAAACGTACGCGGGATCTCGATCATCTCCATACCATTGCCGAAGGGTACCCCGGTGTGAATGAGTTTCTGGCCGATCTCGCATTGGAGCCGCCGGATGGGAGCGCGTCAGGCGTGGATGCGTCAGACCGGGACGACGAGCGGATGGTGCTCTCGACCATCCACTCGGCCAAGGGGCTGGAGTGGCAGGCGGTGTTTGTGATTTGGATTGTGGACGGCCGGTTTCCGTCGGTCTATTCGTTTGTCGACGATGAGGATCTGGAAGAGGAGCGGCGGTTATTCTATGTCTCTGTGACGCGTGCCAAGCGCCATCTTTTCCTGACCTATCCCATTAATGTCTATGACAAGAGTAGCGGGATGCTGCTGTCGAAGCCTTCCCGGTTTCTGGATCATGTTTCTCCCGACCTATTCGACACAGTGGCATTAGTCGAAGAGGGTGGGCGAGGCAATTGGGATAGCTATCGCGATTCGGATTATTAG
- a CDS encoding conserved exported protein of unknown function (Evidence 4 : Unknown function but conserved in other organisms; MaGe:77310869), which yields MRGSLIQRFCMGLVGFALLCALGVVSSSAAEPSASGSARMWEQLISGATTLRLPTGFLKAMPPDFVRFEFDDLRTYAAEYHPGEHRMVLNRTLSFHAAGRDVRSLTTMTPKELEVLYHELFHAYIDHLESRGAGGTLSDSEQELIAFAREMQVCRYREVSITPVVQRIHETEVRYLSDPEAWEALNETWAVFVGWAVWNQLEIEKKGGRSMKEVAQLSGEWVSRFRRAIEAGELRGYYAPQDPDERRVTQKRFLAPGSRISKEESRRLMKQVLGLPEKFLETVESALGQVKNISVDQPCQAVAP from the coding sequence ATGCGCGGCTCCCTGATTCAGCGATTCTGTATGGGGCTTGTAGGCTTTGCTCTGCTCTGTGCCTTGGGGGTGGTCTCATCGTCTGCTGCAGAGCCGAGCGCTTCGGGGTCGGCCAGGATGTGGGAGCAGCTTATATCCGGGGCGACAACACTTCGATTGCCCACTGGCTTTCTGAAGGCCATGCCGCCCGACTTTGTCCGCTTTGAATTCGACGATCTCCGCACCTATGCCGCTGAGTATCATCCCGGGGAGCATCGAATGGTCTTAAACCGGACGCTCTCCTTCCATGCTGCTGGCCGTGATGTGCGGTCGCTTACGACGATGACCCCTAAAGAGTTGGAAGTGCTGTATCACGAATTGTTCCATGCCTATATCGACCATCTTGAGTCGAGGGGGGCGGGCGGGACGCTGTCGGATTCTGAGCAGGAGTTGATTGCGTTTGCGCGCGAGATGCAGGTTTGCCGGTATCGGGAAGTGTCGATCACACCGGTGGTTCAGCGGATCCATGAGACAGAGGTGCGGTATCTGTCCGATCCCGAGGCTTGGGAAGCGCTCAATGAAACCTGGGCAGTGTTTGTCGGGTGGGCTGTCTGGAATCAGCTGGAGATCGAAAAAAAGGGTGGGCGATCTATGAAGGAGGTCGCTCAGCTCTCCGGAGAGTGGGTGTCTCGGTTTCGTCGGGCGATTGAGGCAGGGGAATTGAGAGGGTATTACGCTCCGCAGGATCCTGATGAGCGGCGGGTAACGCAGAAGCGGTTTCTTGCTCCTGGTTCACGGATTTCGAAGGAGGAAAGTCGCCGTCTCATGAAGCAAGTGCTTGGTTTGCCAGAAAAATTCCTTGAGACCGTGGAGAGCGCTCTCGGGCAGGTCAAAAATATTTCTGTGGACCAGCCTTGCCAGGCCGTGGCTCCATAG
- a CDS encoding hypothetical protein (Evidence 5 : Unknown function; MaGe:77310871), producing MAKAKFERKKPHVNIGTIGHVDHGKTTLTAALTKVAADRGMAKYV from the coding sequence ATGGCGAAGGCGAAATTTGAGCGGAAGAAGCCGCACGTAAACATCGGGACGATCGGGCACGTGGACCATGGGAAGACGACGTTGACGGCGGCGTTGACGAAAGTGGCCGCCGATCGTGGGATGGCGAAGTATGTGC
- a CDS encoding hypothetical protein (Evidence 5 : Unknown function; MaGe:77310872), which produces MIKAGIIDPTKVSRCALQNAASVAGLMLTTEVMITDIPEEKKETAGGGHAGHNHSMEGMY; this is translated from the coding sequence ATGATCAAGGCCGGCATCATCGATCCGACCAAGGTGTCGCGCTGCGCATTGCAGAACGCGGCCTCCGTGGCGGGCTTGATGCTCACCACCGAAGTCATGATCACCGACATCCCCGAAGAGAAGAAGGAAACCGCAGGCGGTGGCCACGCAGGCCACAACCACAGCATGGAAGGGATGTACTAA
- a CDS encoding hypothetical protein (Evidence 5 : Unknown function; MaGe:77310873) has protein sequence MPWIFSPERMSRLMTNRMILLAIGAVLFYGALASGVCESVAGFSDNLTGKGKPPGNQQGMKGAPIEQAMTGIASGTFDIVGLKLGMTPGEAIQAVQRRTRELNGKPITFEVVKEEAHQVLVQGTVPRTKFVHLSDVKSVLKAFDLSAEPSRNTANAQDPRAQQFALNGQIEAFGFQFPNVPNEGRVSSITRVQRLAPPTHPETIRAALIQKYGPPSIDDKGMMVWLTDAAVALPAEQDRVKCRGILLPPGMLEEFDYSMVAIKGCGEQLTVQLHGTPEAVILIQTSLYHHQRSLDERGATQKAELRRFGLTPEQTKQAPVPQF, from the coding sequence ATGCCCTGGATATTTTCACCGGAACGGATGTCTCGTTTGATGACAAACCGAATGATTCTGTTGGCGATCGGGGCGGTGCTATTCTATGGGGCGTTGGCAAGCGGGGTGTGTGAGAGCGTCGCGGGGTTTTCCGATAACTTGACCGGGAAGGGCAAACCACCGGGAAATCAGCAGGGAATGAAGGGCGCACCTATAGAGCAGGCGATGACCGGCATTGCATCGGGGACGTTCGATATTGTCGGGCTCAAGCTTGGAATGACTCCGGGGGAGGCGATTCAGGCGGTGCAACGCCGTACGCGTGAGCTGAATGGCAAGCCAATCACGTTCGAGGTTGTTAAGGAAGAGGCTCATCAAGTCTTAGTTCAGGGGACTGTCCCACGGACGAAATTTGTCCATCTTTCAGATGTGAAGAGTGTTCTTAAGGCGTTCGATCTTTCAGCGGAACCGTCGCGGAATACTGCGAATGCGCAAGATCCTCGTGCCCAGCAGTTTGCGCTCAATGGACAGATTGAGGCCTTTGGATTTCAGTTTCCCAATGTGCCCAATGAAGGGCGAGTGTCTAGTATTACGAGAGTTCAACGACTGGCTCCGCCTACTCATCCTGAGACGATCAGAGCCGCCTTGATTCAGAAATACGGTCCACCCTCGATTGACGACAAGGGCATGATGGTGTGGCTTACCGATGCTGCTGTGGCATTGCCCGCAGAGCAGGATCGTGTCAAATGCCGTGGGATTCTCCTGCCGCCTGGAATGTTGGAAGAATTTGATTATTCAATGGTGGCGATCAAGGGGTGCGGTGAGCAATTGACGGTACAGCTTCATGGAACGCCGGAAGCCGTGATCCTGATTCAAACCAGTTTGTACCACCACCAGCGATCTCTGGATGAGCGAGGGGCTACTCAAAAAGCAGAGTTGAGGCGGTTTGGGCTTACACCTGAGCAAACCAAGCAAGCGCCAGTGCCTCAATTCTAA
- a CDS encoding hypothetical protein (Evidence 5 : Unknown function; MaGe:77310874), which yields MASSSHLVGKGVARLIGAGVSLMMVCSGVFAHAQDAPRKVVGIIPVVSNVADIPADAATDLFVNTLMETNRFSIKPPDANGSFAGAEYVFEPTISDGKAKSNVLGFLKDTVTANTPVNLTVRVFDPRTNVLVNTVTVKSGEGNAPKVSLGDVQSLMGAVGASSAQSSESSKLEERIGGLMQSAVSRLVSQLGGVGAGMQRSGAMRTR from the coding sequence ATGGCTAGTTCATCGCATTTGGTCGGGAAGGGCGTCGCACGGCTTATCGGAGCAGGCGTGAGCCTGATGATGGTCTGTTCGGGAGTGTTCGCTCACGCGCAGGATGCACCGAGAAAGGTGGTTGGGATTATCCCTGTCGTGAGCAATGTTGCCGATATTCCGGCCGATGCGGCGACGGATCTGTTCGTTAATACGCTTATGGAAACGAATCGCTTCTCGATCAAGCCGCCCGATGCCAATGGTTCATTTGCCGGGGCCGAGTACGTATTCGAGCCCACGATCAGCGACGGGAAGGCTAAGAGCAACGTTCTGGGTTTTCTCAAGGATACCGTTACGGCGAATACACCGGTCAATCTGACTGTGCGAGTCTTCGATCCGCGAACGAACGTGCTGGTCAACACGGTGACGGTCAAGAGTGGCGAGGGAAATGCTCCAAAGGTGAGCCTTGGCGATGTGCAGTCTCTGATGGGGGCGGTGGGAGCGAGCAGTGCTCAGTCGTCTGAGTCTTCAAAATTGGAGGAGCGGATTGGCGGGCTCATGCAGTCGGCGGTATCCCGCCTGGTCAGTCAGCTTGGCGGAGTGGGGGCAGGAATGCAGCGGTCGGGTGCGATGCGGACGCGGTAA
- a CDS encoding hypothetical protein (Evidence 5 : Unknown function; MaGe:77310875), whose protein sequence is MHPSYSTLRTRNNSRHTTLETPVSFLYKEMPYSKLTSVITLNS, encoded by the coding sequence TTGCATCCATCCTACTCAACACTTCGCACTCGCAATAATTCACGACACACAACATTAGAGACTCCGGTTTCTTTTCTCTACAAGGAAATGCCTTACAGTAAATTAACTTCCGTGATAACACTTAACTCTTAG
- a CDS encoding conserved exported protein of unknown function (Evidence 4 : Unknown function but conserved in other organisms; MaGe:77310876), which translates to MVKWRQRSQRFLVLAFGLVGLLAAGGCGSSESGSGASVAAGTVTGQVVSADSGNAPVAGAKVSTSAGTTTSASDGSFTVPALANDRAVVHVEANGFAETSPVTRVVSGQTTTIGVKLLPVGATATVSVGTGGTVTVPNSTAQVDLPANGLVPRNGGAASGAVAVSVTPINPAIDPALMPGDYTGVSAGGTSTPIESFGAMVVDIRDAAGTRYNLAAGKTSTIRIPLGTQNPNPPATVPLWYFDDTTGLWKEEGTATLQGASPNQYYEGTVTHFSIWNADQVALRTWVLGCVRDVSGQPVVNVLVQSDGTNYTGRDMRYTAADGTFRVGVRKGGTATVSVMGLSVNPYRYGSISNEVTVTSLPTDVTDFERTLSNCLVIRPGPLTITTSTLPGGTVGIPYSQTLAATGGVPGYTWSLNTGSPALPAGLSLSQAGVISGAPTSAGSVSIVVKVTDSVSGIAIKPLNLTVTAAGALSITTSSLPSGRVGDVYSATMAASNGTGALSWSIVSGALPVGLTLNPSTGVIGGTPTTSGTSTVTIRVQDSGSPQRSGQRVLTLTIIGAPPSCSPNCPSGLTVSNAPASVGGAFSPDPQFTEADVSGSVIAVSWTEVVTLNHVEILAIGVDQVNGIESVIYGVVDGGVGSAWQCNTSPSGDAGCLGLTVNRSAGTVTFVNTVLTSASASGLGAMPPITLNGTVTFTPL; encoded by the coding sequence ATGGTGAAGTGGCGTCAGCGTAGTCAGCGATTTCTGGTGCTTGCGTTTGGCTTAGTCGGGCTCTTAGCGGCCGGGGGATGCGGTTCGAGTGAGAGCGGTAGCGGCGCTTCTGTGGCGGCAGGTACGGTGACTGGCCAGGTGGTTTCAGCAGACTCGGGTAATGCGCCGGTGGCAGGAGCCAAGGTGAGCACCTCGGCGGGGACGACGACCTCCGCGAGCGACGGCAGTTTTACCGTTCCCGCTTTGGCCAATGACCGTGCAGTCGTGCATGTCGAGGCCAATGGATTTGCTGAAACGTCTCCGGTGACGCGGGTTGTCTCCGGTCAGACGACCACGATCGGGGTGAAACTGTTGCCGGTTGGAGCCACGGCGACGGTAAGCGTCGGGACTGGCGGTACAGTGACGGTACCGAATTCGACAGCCCAAGTCGATTTGCCGGCCAATGGCCTGGTTCCGAGAAATGGTGGCGCCGCGTCCGGGGCGGTCGCGGTATCGGTCACGCCGATCAATCCAGCTATCGATCCCGCTCTCATGCCGGGCGATTATACCGGCGTATCGGCCGGAGGAACGAGTACGCCGATCGAAAGTTTCGGCGCGATGGTTGTGGATATTCGAGATGCAGCCGGCACTCGCTACAATCTGGCGGCAGGCAAGACCTCGACGATCCGGATTCCCTTGGGAACGCAGAACCCGAATCCGCCGGCCACCGTTCCGCTCTGGTACTTCGATGACACGACGGGGTTGTGGAAGGAAGAAGGGACGGCGACGCTGCAAGGCGCGTCGCCCAATCAGTATTACGAAGGGACCGTGACGCATTTCAGCATCTGGAACGCCGACCAAGTGGCCTTGCGGACTTGGGTGTTGGGCTGTGTCAGGGATGTTAGCGGGCAGCCGGTGGTGAATGTATTGGTGCAAAGCGATGGGACGAACTATACCGGAAGGGACATGCGCTACACTGCGGCAGATGGGACCTTCCGGGTGGGCGTGCGGAAGGGCGGGACGGCTACAGTGAGTGTGATGGGACTGAGTGTTAATCCCTATAGGTATGGGTCGATCAGCAACGAGGTGACCGTGACCTCACTGCCGACAGATGTGACGGATTTTGAGCGGACGCTGTCCAATTGTCTGGTAATCCGTCCAGGTCCATTGACGATTACCACGTCCACATTGCCTGGCGGAACAGTAGGAATTCCCTATAGTCAGACGCTGGCCGCAACGGGCGGGGTGCCTGGGTATACGTGGAGCCTGAACACGGGGTCTCCGGCTCTGCCGGCCGGATTGTCGCTGAGCCAGGCGGGTGTGATCTCAGGCGCTCCAACGTCTGCAGGATCGGTGTCCATTGTGGTGAAGGTGACGGATTCTGTTTCAGGAATCGCCATCAAGCCGCTCAATCTGACGGTGACGGCGGCTGGCGCTTTGTCGATCACCACGTCGTCGTTGCCGAGTGGGAGGGTTGGCGATGTGTATAGCGCGACGATGGCGGCGAGTAACGGAACGGGGGCATTGTCGTGGAGTATTGTCAGCGGAGCGTTGCCCGTTGGACTGACGCTGAATCCTTCCACCGGAGTTATCGGCGGGACGCCCACCACCTCGGGAACCTCGACTGTGACCATTCGTGTGCAGGATAGTGGGAGCCCGCAACGGAGCGGTCAGCGTGTGTTGACGCTGACGATCATTGGGGCTCCTCCGTCTTGCTCTCCGAATTGTCCGTCTGGATTGACGGTGTCTAATGCGCCGGCCAGCGTGGGCGGAGCATTTTCCCCAGATCCTCAATTTACAGAGGCTGATGTTTCGGGCTCGGTTATTGCGGTTAGCTGGACAGAAGTCGTGACCTTGAACCATGTTGAAATTCTGGCTATTGGAGTGGACCAGGTCAACGGCATCGAGAGCGTCATCTACGGAGTCGTTGACGGGGGAGTGGGGTCTGCGTGGCAGTGCAATACGAGTCCGTCGGGTGACGCAGGTTGTTTGGGTCTGACGGTAAACCGATCGGCAGGCACGGTGACGTTTGTGAATACGGTTTTGACCTCCGCCTCCGCCTCAGGCTTAGGCGCGATGCCGCCGATTACACTGAACGGCACAGTGACCTTCACGCCGCTCTAG